One segment of Ipomoea triloba cultivar NCNSP0323 chromosome 12, ASM357664v1 DNA contains the following:
- the LOC115998465 gene encoding GDSL esterase/lipase At4g10955-like, whose amino-acid sequence MTSEREVFDLSGPLHLTTVDWNNVEHRRSVAACLVQGVYILERDRQEKREGDGALAPPWWKSFHFKIYRELVDAVDSSIFGVVYEFTPLEGNSDNVTNKHPRPRYVIAFRGTLTKGDAFSQDLELDIRIIKNDLHLSSRFETAIQAVQSMVSTFGSSNIWLTGHSLGSAMAMLAGKHLAKTGVFLDAFLFNQPFFSAPIESITDKKVKHGIRVATSVITAGLAFAATMKKGNNNNNNNQSGDSFAALSKWVPYLYVNPGDHICSEYIGYFEHRETMEEFGVGAIERIATQHSLGGLVMNVMGKREYSEPLHLIPSAMLIVNLIPPQDFIEAHGIHQWWRPDLRLNSKTYI is encoded by the exons ATGACATCAGAGAGGGAAGTATTTGACCTTTCAGGGCCCTTGCATCTAACCACTGTTGACTG GAACAATGTGGAACATAGGAGGTCTGTGGCTGCCTGTTTAGTCCAAGGTGTCTACATTCTAGAACGAGATAGGCAGGAAAAGCGGGAGGGGGATGGAGCTCTGGCTCCTCCTTGGTGGAAATCTTTCCATTTCAAGATATATCGTGAGCTTGTTGATGCTGTTGATTCATCCATCTTCGGTGTTGTTTACGAATTCACACCGCTTGAGGGCAACAGCGACAACGTAACCAATAAACACCCTAGGCCTAGGTATGTCATTGCTTTCCGGGGGACATTAACTAAAGGAGATGCCTTTTCTCAGGACCTCGAGCTGGATATCCGCATTATTAAAAACGACCTTCACCTCTCATCTCGCTTCGAGACAGCCATTCAGGCTGTGCAAAGCATGGTCTCCACATTTGGCAGTTCGAATATCTGGCTAACCGGTCATTCCCTAGGGTCTGCCATGGCAATGCTTGCTGGAAAACATTTAGCCAAAACCGGTGTGTTTCTTGATGCCTTCCTGTTTAATCAGCCTTTCTTTTCAGCCCCGATCGAGAGCATCACAGATAAAAAGGTGAAACACGGGATCCGAGTTGCAACCAGTGTTATCACAGCTGGGCTTGCATTTGCTGCAACCATGAAAAAgggtaacaacaacaacaacaacaaccaatcTGGAGATTCTTTTGCTGCATTGTCTAAATGGGTTCCATATCTTTACGTGAACCCAGGCGATCACATCTGCTCGGAGTACATTGGCTATTTCGAACATAGAGAAACGATGGAGGAGTTCGGAGTAGGCGCAATCGAGAGAATAGCAACCCAGCATTCTCTCGGCGGTCTGGTTATGAATGTGATGGGAAAGAGGGAATACAGTGAGCCATTGCACCTCATTCCATCAGCAATGTTAATAGTTAATTTGATTCCTCCACAGGACTTCATAGAAGCTCATGGGATTCACCAATGGTGGAGGCCTGATCTGCGTTTGAAttccaaaacatatatatag